GGTGCGCATCAAGATTCTGCGCTGCGAACTGGCGAACGGGCTGGGTGCGCCGGGCGAGTTGCTCGATGATCGGCTCACCGTTGCTTGCGGCGCGGGCGCGATCCGCATCGTCGAACTGCAGCGCGCAGGCAAGCAGCCGATGAGCGCCGAGGTGTTTCTGCGCGGCACGCGCGTCGTGGCGGGGAGCCGGATGCAATGATCATCCGTCCCGAAGCCCCCGACGACGGCGCGGCGATCCGCGCGGTGGTTGCCGCGGCCTTCGGCCAGTTCGCCGAAGCCGATCTGATCGACGCGCTGCGCAAGGACGGCGATCTGGTGCTGTCACTGGTGGCGGCGATCGATGGCGAGATCGTCGGCCATGTCGGGTTCTCGCGGCTCTGGATCGCGCAAGACGGCCAGCGTCTGCCCGGCATTGCGCTCGCGCCGGTGTCGGTGCTGCCGCGGCTCCAGCGCAACGGAGTAGGTCGCGCCCTGATCGGCGCCGGCCATCTGCGGCTGAAGACGGCGGGCGAAGGCATCGTCTTCGTGCTCGGCGATCCGGCCTACTATCAGCGTTTCGGGTTTTCGGCGGCCGCAGCGGCGCCGTTCGCCTGCGTGTATCAGGGCGAATACCTGCAGGCGCTGCGGCTCGCGGCGGATGCGCCGGTTGTGGGGACGGTGACCTATGCGCCCGCCTTCGGCGCGCTGGAATAGCCGCCGTGCCGCGCTTCAAGCTCACCATCGAATATGACGGCGCGCCGTTTCGCGGCTGGCAGGTGCAGGAGAACGATCTCACCGTGCAGGGCGTGCTGGAGCAGGCGGCGAAGGCGCTCTGCGGCGAAGCCGTGCGCGTGCACGGAGCAGGCCGCACCGATGCCGGCGTGCATGCGAAAGGACAGGTCGCGCATATCGACCTGGCGAAGCCGTTCCGCACCGATCAGGTGCGCGATGCGATGAACGCGCATCTGCGGCCGCACCCGGTGGCGGTCCTGAGCGCCGAGCTCGTGCCGGAGACGTTCGAAGCACGCTTCTCGGCGATCAGGCGCCACTACCTCTATCGCATCGTCAACCGCCGGGCCGATCTGACGCTGGCGCTGGGTCAGGCATGGCGCGTGCCGAAGCCGCTCGATACCGACGCGATGCACGCGGCCGCGCAGCAGTTGCTCGGCAGGCACGATTTCACGACGTTCCGCGCCGCCGAGTGCCAGGCGAAGTCGCCGGAGAAGACGCTGGACCAGCTCGATGTGGTGCGCCACGGTGACGTCGTCAGCGTGATCACCTCGGCGCGCTCGTTCCTGCACAATCAGGTGCGCTCGATGGTCGGCTCGCTGGTTTGGGTCGGCGAAGGACGGTGGAGCAAGGCCGATCTGAAGCGGGCGCTCGATGCGAAGGATCGCACCGCTTGCGGTCCGGTGGCGCCGCCGGACGGGCTCTATCTGATGCGCGTCGACTACTAGTGGATCAAAAAAATTCGCACCAGCGTTTCCGCGAGTTCGTCGTGCGAATTTTTGATCCAGAATCGACACTAGAATCATAAATTTGCTAGTGTCCTTATCGAATCCGGAATTCGCTCTGAGCGTGCTGCAAAGTGCAGCAAACTTTGGATTCGGGACACTAGCCCACGATCGCCTTCAGCGCGTCCCAGAACAGGCTCTCGCCGCTCGCCACATTGGCGGTCCACTCGTGCGCGGCGAAGTCGTTGGCATCGTCGGTGATGAACTTGAAGGCGCGCCACGGCACGCCGAGCCGGTTGCAGACCAGCGCCACCGCATAGAGCTCCATGTCGACGAGATGGATGCCGTTCTCGATCAGCCAGGGATCGACGGTGGTGACGAAGCTGTCGCCGGTGCCGCAGACGATGCGACCGAAGCCCGATTCGAGAAACACCGGATCCTTTGAGAACGGCGTGGTGCCGCGCGGCGAGAGCGGCTCGGTCATCATGTCGCGCTGGACCACCTTGGCGATCTCCAACAGCCCGCTGAGTCCCTCGGAGATCTTGCCGGCGGTGCCGTAGTTGACCACCAGCACCGGCTTGGCTTTCAGGATGGCCTGTGCCGTCGCGAGCGCGGCATTGACCTTGCCGACGCCGGTATAGGCCACCTCGACGCCGGGCAGCGCGTTGCTGTCGGACAGTTCATCCCTCAGCGCCGCGAGGACGAGAATCTTGCCGCTCATGCGAAGTAGCGATCCAGGATGCCGCGATAGATCGTCGTCAGCCGCTCGAGATCCTTCACCGGAACGCGCTCGTCGATCTGGTGCATGGTCTGGCCGACCAGGCCGAATTCCAGCACCGGACAGTAATGCGAGATGAAGCGGGCGTCGGAGGTGCCGCCGCCGGTGTTGAGGTCCGGCTTGCGGCCGGTGATCTCGGCGATCGCGGCCACCACCATATCGGTGAACGGGCCGGGCTTGGTGATGAAGACGTTGGAGTTGGAGGGCTCCCACACGATGTGCTGGCGGATGCGGTTGCCCGCTGCCTTGGCGGCGCGGCTTTCGACCAGCTCCTTCAGCGACTCTTGCGTGTGCTCGCTGTTGTAGCGGATGTTGAAGCGGGCTCGCGCCTGCGCGGGGATCACGTTCCACGCCTTGTTGCCGACATCGATCGAGACGAACTCCAGGTTGGACGCCTGGAAATGCGCGTTGCCATGATCGAGCGGCTCCTCGTC
The sequence above is drawn from the Afipia sp. P52-10 genome and encodes:
- a CDS encoding GNAT family N-acetyltransferase, translated to MIIRPEAPDDGAAIRAVVAAAFGQFAEADLIDALRKDGDLVLSLVAAIDGEIVGHVGFSRLWIAQDGQRLPGIALAPVSVLPRLQRNGVGRALIGAGHLRLKTAGEGIVFVLGDPAYYQRFGFSAAAAAPFACVYQGEYLQALRLAADAPVVGTVTYAPAFGALE
- the truA gene encoding tRNA pseudouridine(38-40) synthase TruA produces the protein MPRFKLTIEYDGAPFRGWQVQENDLTVQGVLEQAAKALCGEAVRVHGAGRTDAGVHAKGQVAHIDLAKPFRTDQVRDAMNAHLRPHPVAVLSAELVPETFEARFSAIRRHYLYRIVNRRADLTLALGQAWRVPKPLDTDAMHAAAQQLLGRHDFTTFRAAECQAKSPEKTLDQLDVVRHGDVVSVITSARSFLHNQVRSMVGSLVWVGEGRWSKADLKRALDAKDRTACGPVAPPDGLYLMRVDY
- a CDS encoding 5'-methylthioadenosine nucleosidase — protein: MSGKILVLAALRDELSDSNALPGVEVAYTGVGKVNAALATAQAILKAKPVLVVNYGTAGKISEGLSGLLEIAKVVQRDMMTEPLSPRGTTPFSKDPVFLESGFGRIVCGTGDSFVTTVDPWLIENGIHLVDMELYAVALVCNRLGVPWRAFKFITDDANDFAAHEWTANVASGESLFWDALKAIVG